In Flavobacterium praedii, the DNA window AAAAGCACATCAGGGTACAATTGATGTTATAAGTGATTTAGGTAAAGGTTCGGAATTTACAATTGTGTTTAAAGTTTAATAATCTGCCATTGAAAAAAGTACTTTTAGCCGAAGATGATGCTGATTTTGCAAGCGTTCTCAAACAATATTTAGAATTATACCAATATGAGATCAGTTGGGCAGAAAATGGTGAAGAAGCATTGGCTATTTTCCAAACTGAAAATTTTGATATCTGTGTTTTTGATGTTATGATGCCCAAAATGGACGGATTTACCCTTGCTGAAAAAATCATCAAAATCAATCCCGAAATTCCTTTTGTTTTTCTAACTGCCCGAAAATTAAAAGAAGACAAAATCATTGGATTAAAATTGGGTGCTGATGACTATATTGTAAAACCTTTTGAAGCCGACGAACTTGTTTTACGCCTGAATAATATTTTAAAAAGAAGCAATCAAAAACAGACTCATTACCCAATAGCAGATGAATTGAAAATTGGGGCTTATTTATTTGATACCAAACGTTTAGCTTTAAAAAATAACACTATAACACAACAACTTACCGAAAAAGAAGCGGCTCTTATTCATTTTTTTTATACTCATAAAAATCAAATGGTAAAACGAGAACAAATTTTGAAAACGATTTGGGGAAGCGACGATTTTTTTTCGGGAAGAAGTATGGATGTCTACATCAGTAAAATTCGCAAGTATTTCAAAGATGATTCTCGAATAAGCATCGAAAGTGTTCGTAACATTGGGTTGGAATTTAAGATCAACAACTAAATTATATAGCTTGTTGTGATAATTTCTCCAATACCTTTTGGTATGTTGGTGTGCCAATTTCATATTTCAAACCTTCATTTACCACAAATTCAGTCAAGGAAGCCAATTCAATTTTTCGTCCTGCTATCAAATCCCGATGCATGGAGGAAGTAGCTTCTTGTGGTGATTTTTCTAGTTTTAATATAGTTTGAAAAACAATGTCATTCGGTAAATCGAGCCCTTTGACAGCAGCAATCATGGTAATTTCATTCAATAAAGAAACATAAAATTTCCTGCTTGATTCACTATTTAGCAACTCACCAATGTTTTGGTTTAAATACGAAGTTGCTGAAGCCAAAGCCGAAATAAAGATAAACTTCTCCCAAACCGTTTCTTCGATAGCATCGACTAAATAACTTTCGATTGAAGCATTTTTGAAAATGGTTTGCAAAGCATTCATTCTAGAAATGGAAGCCATATCCGATCCAAAAAATATTTTTTCGTAAGGACCAACTTTTTTAATCACACCAGGTGAAACAATCATCGAAACAATATAAACGCAACCTTGCAAAACTTCATTATCTGGAAAAAGAGTACAGATGCGCTCTGGAGCATCTACACCATTATACAAAGGAAGAATTACTGTGTTTTTTGTAATCACATTTTTTATAGAAGTCAGACTTTCTTCAATATCATACGTTTTTGTAGCACAAATCAGGTAATCTATTTTACCTATTATTTCAGGATTATCAGAAACTAAATCTGGGAAAACAATTTTCTCACCATTATCAGATAGAATTTTTAATCCGGATTCCTTAATGTTTCTTAGTGTCTCGCCACGAGCGATGAAGATAATTTCGACGGTTTTTGATTTAGCATATTCTTTGGCTAATAATCCTCCAAAATAACCACCTACACCACCTAAACCTAGAATTCCAATTCTTGTTTGCATAGAAAAAAGTATTTCTCAAAAATTTAAAAAAATGCAGACCTATAAGCCGGATTCTGTCTCCAATAAATCGGAGCCTTATCATTTATCTAGATCCCGCAT includes these proteins:
- a CDS encoding response regulator transcription factor: MKKVLLAEDDADFASVLKQYLELYQYEISWAENGEEALAIFQTENFDICVFDVMMPKMDGFTLAEKIIKINPEIPFVFLTARKLKEDKIIGLKLGADDYIVKPFEADELVLRLNNILKRSNQKQTHYPIADELKIGAYLFDTKRLALKNNTITQQLTEKEAALIHFFYTHKNQMVKREQILKTIWGSDDFFSGRSMDVYISKIRKYFKDDSRISIESVRNIGLEFKINN
- a CDS encoding ketopantoate reductase family protein — encoded protein: MQTRIGILGLGGVGGYFGGLLAKEYAKSKTVEIIFIARGETLRNIKESGLKILSDNGEKIVFPDLVSDNPEIIGKIDYLICATKTYDIEESLTSIKNVITKNTVILPLYNGVDAPERICTLFPDNEVLQGCVYIVSMIVSPGVIKKVGPYEKIFFGSDMASISRMNALQTIFKNASIESYLVDAIEETVWEKFIFISALASATSYLNQNIGELLNSESSRKFYVSLLNEITMIAAVKGLDLPNDIVFQTILKLEKSPQEATSSMHRDLIAGRKIELASLTEFVVNEGLKYEIGTPTYQKVLEKLSQQAI